Proteins encoded within one genomic window of Prochlorococcus marinus str. MIT 9515:
- the rlmB gene encoding 23S rRNA (guanosine(2251)-2'-O)-methyltransferase RlmB: MKNFSKNNYSRKNNDKYSRRSQSKNREKSNDFKGERFNSIKNNTFERTNLKKSDDFKGNEYNILRSKAKSRNNFIQPKRKISTNNTKAEKYAENSSKNLLINTNVKTFDDWIWGKHSVFATLNTERPINRIWCTSEIFSSEKFFLLLKDLKSKGVLVEEVSWSRLSQLTSGAVHQGVALQLATSQTLSLDKLIGITKSKSNNPIFVALDGITDPHNLGAIIRSAEAFDCKGIIIPQRRSAGLTGTVAKVAAGALEHIPVSRVVNLNRAIDELKKNGFLIVGLSGDGQIPISKFDQKAPIVVVVGAENKGISLLTQKKCDYLLKIPLRGKTSSLNASVAAAISLCYLSNI; this comes from the coding sequence ATGAAAAATTTTTCTAAAAATAATTATTCAAGAAAAAATAATGATAAATATTCAAGAAGATCACAATCTAAAAATCGAGAAAAATCTAATGATTTTAAAGGTGAAAGATTTAACTCAATTAAAAATAATACTTTTGAAAGAACTAATTTAAAAAAAAGTGATGATTTCAAAGGTAATGAATATAATATTTTAAGATCAAAAGCAAAATCTAGAAATAATTTCATTCAACCCAAAAGAAAAATTTCTACAAATAATACAAAAGCAGAAAAGTATGCTGAAAATAGTTCCAAAAATTTATTAATAAATACCAATGTCAAAACTTTTGATGATTGGATATGGGGTAAGCATTCAGTATTTGCGACATTAAATACTGAAAGACCAATTAACAGAATTTGGTGTACTTCAGAAATATTTTCGTCAGAAAAATTTTTTTTGTTATTAAAGGATCTAAAATCTAAAGGTGTTTTAGTTGAAGAAGTATCTTGGTCACGACTTTCCCAATTAACATCCGGTGCCGTTCATCAAGGAGTTGCGTTGCAGTTAGCAACTTCTCAAACTTTATCTTTAGATAAATTGATTGGTATAACTAAAAGTAAGTCTAATAATCCTATTTTTGTAGCATTAGATGGCATAACTGATCCTCATAATTTAGGAGCAATTATTAGATCTGCAGAAGCTTTTGATTGTAAAGGTATAATAATTCCTCAAAGAAGATCTGCAGGATTAACTGGAACTGTTGCAAAAGTTGCTGCTGGAGCATTAGAACATATACCTGTAAGTAGAGTTGTGAATCTAAATAGAGCAATAGATGAATTAAAGAAAAATGGTTTTCTAATTGTTGGATTATCAGGGGATGGGCAAATTCCTATTTCTAAATTTGATCAAAAGGCACCAATTGTAGTAGTTGTTGGAGCTGAAAATAAAGGAATATCTTTGCTCACGCAAAAAAAATGTGATTACTTGCTTAAGATACCTCTTAGAGGCAAAACTTCTAGTTTAAATGCTTCTGTAGCAGCAGCTATTTCCTTATGTTATTTGTCAAATATTTAG
- a CDS encoding ribonuclease III domain-containing protein, protein MNYWIKNLTPYGSPDEIGVIQLAWLGDSVWELHQRLRHVHIPLKSKELHLSVVNEVKAQAQSKSLDDIEHLLNSFEINLVRRARNKTKRFPKSSDPVVYSRATGFETLIGWLFLKDPKRLSKIFEYLECI, encoded by the coding sequence TTGAATTATTGGATAAAAAATCTTACACCTTACGGTTCTCCTGATGAGATAGGTGTTATTCAACTTGCTTGGCTTGGGGATTCTGTATGGGAGTTACATCAAAGATTACGTCATGTACATATACCTTTAAAGTCTAAAGAACTCCATCTTTCAGTTGTAAATGAAGTTAAAGCTCAAGCTCAATCAAAATCATTGGATGATATAGAACATTTGTTAAACTCTTTTGAAATTAATTTAGTAAGGCGAGCTAGAAATAAAACAAAGAGATTTCCAAAGTCCTCAGATCCTGTTGTTTATTCAAGAGCCACCGGTTTTGAAACTTTAATTGGTTGGTTGTTTTTAAAGGACCCTAAAAGATTGTCTAAAATTTTTGAATACCTAGAGTGTATATAA
- a CDS encoding STAS domain-containing protein, translating to MIEDFQKLTVSLRGNIEVKTNIIVFTFKGQLDAFSEKQFKTFITNTLKNDPQPFVIDLSKIDFLDSSGLGALVQTSKECKKLKIGFSVVGNSRVAQTIKLVRLGDFLHLKATVEDALIYLKN from the coding sequence ATCATAGAAGATTTCCAAAAGCTAACTGTTTCCTTAAGAGGGAATATTGAAGTAAAGACAAATATTATTGTTTTTACTTTTAAAGGGCAATTAGATGCATTTTCTGAAAAGCAATTTAAAACTTTTATTACTAATACCCTAAAAAACGATCCTCAACCATTTGTAATTGACTTAAGCAAAATTGATTTCCTTGACTCATCAGGTTTAGGTGCACTTGTTCAAACTTCCAAGGAATGCAAAAAACTTAAAATTGGTTTTTCGGTGGTTGGAAATTCTAGAGTTGCTCAAACTATTAAATTAGTACGATTAGGAGACTTTCTTCATTTGAAGGCTACAGTTGAAGATGCATTAATTTATTTGAAGAATTGA
- the carA gene encoding glutamine-hydrolyzing carbamoyl-phosphate synthase small subunit — MNHPFKKNAKLVLSNGTTFSGYSFGAVGTTLGEIVFNTGMTGYQEVITDPSYFGQILTFTYPEIGNTGINFEDSESDNCVKGLIVRNYSNNNSNWRSQISLNQWLIDNNIIGLYGVDTRALVKILRSNGSMNGLITSENNNLDSCLKLISNAPDMNGLNLSREVSTKNNYFWKETTKTSFDIRKKDIGTKNKLKIVAIDFGIKKSILNRLVSHGCEVLVLPSHSSFEDVLGNNPDGIFFSNGPGDPSTVLDGINLAKSLINYGKIPMFGICLGHQIFGLALGGETYKLPFGHRGLNHPCGMNNNVEITSQNHGFAIDPNSLSNEIVEITHLNLNDKTVAGLKLKNKPIFSVQYHPEASPGPHDSDYLFENFVSLMLERC; from the coding sequence ATGAATCATCCTTTTAAGAAAAATGCAAAACTTGTTTTAAGTAACGGGACTACTTTTTCTGGTTATTCATTTGGTGCCGTCGGTACAACTCTAGGCGAAATTGTTTTTAATACTGGTATGACTGGTTATCAAGAAGTAATAACGGATCCAAGTTATTTTGGTCAAATACTAACATTTACATATCCTGAGATAGGAAATACAGGAATTAATTTCGAAGATTCTGAATCAGACAACTGTGTTAAAGGATTAATAGTTCGTAATTACTCAAATAATAATAGTAATTGGAGATCCCAAATAAGCCTAAATCAGTGGCTGATTGATAATAATATTATTGGACTTTATGGAGTTGATACGAGAGCACTTGTCAAAATTTTAAGATCTAACGGTTCGATGAATGGTCTTATAACTTCAGAAAATAATAATTTAGATAGTTGTCTTAAGCTTATTTCTAATGCTCCGGATATGAATGGTTTAAATTTATCAAGAGAAGTTTCAACAAAGAATAATTATTTTTGGAAAGAGACCACTAAGACAAGTTTTGATATAAGAAAAAAGGATATTGGTACAAAAAATAAATTAAAAATTGTGGCAATTGATTTTGGTATCAAAAAATCAATTCTTAATAGATTAGTTTCACATGGATGTGAGGTATTGGTATTGCCTTCACATTCTTCTTTTGAAGATGTTTTAGGCAATAATCCTGATGGGATATTTTTTTCGAATGGTCCAGGTGATCCTTCTACTGTTCTTGATGGGATTAATTTAGCTAAATCACTAATAAATTATGGAAAAATTCCTATGTTTGGAATTTGTCTTGGTCATCAAATTTTTGGTTTGGCATTAGGAGGGGAAACATATAAATTACCTTTTGGACATCGTGGTTTAAATCATCCCTGTGGGATGAATAATAATGTTGAAATAACGAGTCAGAATCATGGTTTTGCCATAGATCCAAATTCCTTATCAAATGAAATTGTTGAAATAACTCATCTTAACCTTAATGATAAAACTGTCGCTGGATTGAAACTTAAAAATAAGCCTATATTTAGTGTTCAATATCACCCAGAGGCAAGCCCGGGACCTCACGACTCAGATTATTTATTTGAAAATTTTGTTTCTCTAATGTTAGAAAGATGTTGA
- the trpD gene encoding anthranilate phosphoribosyltransferase, whose translation MSNKKNSEILDQLLFGHNLDDETSRVLMKRWLNNEILDVQTGAFLSALRAKGATGMELSCMAEELLNACKLPIDRPDLFMVDTCGTGGDGSNTFNISTAVAFVASACGVNIAKHGNKSASGKVGSADVLSNLGINLNSSLDKVISAIDDIGITFLFAPIWHKSLIKLAPLRKALGIRTIFNQLGPLVNPLRPNAQVLGVASEDLLTPMASALNKMGMDRAIVVHGYGGLDEASLEGDNKIIFVDNGQLKHSILNVSDFNFQNTSNNDLIVSNNQSYENILESVLKGSGQKAHIDVVALNTSLVLWVAGIEKDIEKGFEKALFSMSKAKPWDKFLSLKAYLET comes from the coding sequence ATGTCTAATAAAAAAAATTCAGAAATTCTAGATCAATTACTTTTTGGACATAACCTTGATGATGAAACTTCAAGAGTTTTGATGAAAAGGTGGTTAAATAATGAAATATTAGATGTTCAAACAGGAGCCTTTTTAAGTGCATTAAGAGCTAAAGGCGCCACAGGTATGGAATTGTCTTGTATGGCAGAAGAGCTCTTGAACGCTTGTAAACTGCCTATTGATAGGCCGGATTTGTTTATGGTTGATACTTGTGGTACTGGCGGTGATGGTTCAAATACATTTAATATCTCTACAGCTGTTGCCTTTGTTGCCTCTGCCTGTGGTGTAAATATAGCAAAACATGGAAATAAAAGTGCCAGTGGAAAAGTTGGTTCTGCAGATGTTTTGTCTAATCTTGGGATTAATTTAAATTCTTCTTTAGATAAAGTAATTTCTGCAATAGATGATATTGGGATAACTTTTTTATTTGCTCCTATTTGGCATAAATCATTGATTAAATTAGCTCCCTTACGAAAAGCGCTTGGTATCAGAACAATCTTTAATCAATTAGGCCCATTAGTAAATCCATTAAGACCTAATGCACAAGTTTTAGGCGTTGCTTCTGAAGATCTTCTTACTCCTATGGCTTCTGCTTTAAATAAAATGGGAATGGATAGAGCAATAGTTGTTCATGGCTATGGAGGCCTTGATGAGGCTTCATTAGAAGGCGATAATAAAATTATCTTTGTAGATAATGGTCAGCTAAAACATTCAATACTCAATGTTTCTGATTTTAATTTTCAAAATACCTCAAATAATGATTTGATCGTATCAAATAATCAATCTTATGAAAATATATTGGAATCTGTTTTGAAGGGTTCCGGTCAAAAAGCTCATATTGATGTTGTGGCTTTAAATACTTCATTAGTTCTTTGGGTGGCGGGTATTGAAAAGGATATTGAAAAAGGGTTTGAAAAAGCTTTGTTTTCTATGAGTAAAGCAAAACCGTGGGATAAATTTTTAAGTTTGAAAGCTTATCTTGAGACATAA
- a CDS encoding DUF3288 family protein, translating into MSNEQTHPLHATDKKIIDSLISKQMPEDIDLINLARLINRYDNFPGEIEIKDDINKTLKFWNITKDILFSKTKKLWSNNFRPSNTTKDLVGSGFDTSN; encoded by the coding sequence ATGAGCAATGAACAAACTCATCCATTACATGCAACTGATAAAAAGATTATAGATTCACTTATAAGTAAACAGATGCCAGAAGATATCGATTTAATTAATTTAGCTAGATTAATTAATCGTTATGATAACTTTCCTGGTGAAATTGAGATTAAGGATGATATCAATAAAACACTAAAATTTTGGAATATTACAAAGGATATACTTTTTTCTAAGACTAAGAAATTATGGTCAAATAACTTTAGACCTTCAAATACCACTAAAGATCTAGTCGGTTCAGGTTTTGATACCTCTAATTGA
- a CDS encoding ABC transporter ATP-binding protein: MKNLKLKVIIKYLKPYKKEFLYGGIALLAVNILSVLIPLEVKNIIDQLKDGFSPNFIISKSLWLMFLATCMGLIRLFSRQIVFGIGRKVEVNLRQKLFDHLITQDPDWIQKKGSGDLISRATSDVENIRRLLGFTVLSLCNIVLAYSLTIPSMLSINKTLTVSALMIFPLILVMVSLFGGRMVSQRKIQQESLSKLSDLIQEDLSGISAIKIYAQEDVEKKEFNNYNRIYRDSAIKLARTASTLFPLLQGISSISLLILLGLGTSQLENGFITIGGLVALILFVERLVFPTALLGFTLNTFQLGQVSIDRVEEIFQNTPKIVDKPKAKFIKKKVNGFIEAKDLKIRYEDSKFNSLNGLNFKIKPGELVAIVGPVGCGKTTLTKSLGRTIEVPDGQLFLDSVDIKDIKLTDLRKHISIVPQEAFLFTSTISENLKFGEPTASKLRVKKSAVNAGLIDDINSFPEGFKTIVGERGITLSGGQRQRTALGRALLVDASVVVLDDALASVDNKTAAKIIEEMRENKSKTILMISHQLSVAATCDRVLVMDKGEIVQEGIHKDLIKRKGLYKKLWEREIATNKIVS, from the coding sequence ATGAAGAATCTTAAATTAAAAGTAATAATAAAGTATCTTAAACCGTATAAGAAAGAGTTTTTATATGGAGGCATAGCTCTTTTAGCAGTAAACATTTTAAGTGTTTTAATTCCATTAGAAGTCAAAAACATAATTGATCAATTGAAAGATGGATTTTCTCCAAATTTCATTATTTCTAAATCATTATGGCTAATGTTTCTTGCTACCTGTATGGGTCTCATAAGATTATTTTCTAGGCAGATTGTTTTTGGAATTGGAAGAAAAGTTGAAGTTAATCTTCGTCAAAAATTATTTGATCATTTAATAACTCAAGATCCAGATTGGATTCAAAAAAAAGGCAGTGGAGATCTTATTAGCAGAGCAACCAGTGATGTTGAAAACATTAGGAGACTTTTAGGTTTTACAGTTTTAAGTCTTTGCAATATCGTTCTTGCTTATTCTCTAACAATTCCTTCAATGTTATCGATTAATAAAACTTTAACAGTTTCCGCATTAATGATATTTCCATTGATTTTAGTAATGGTAAGTTTATTTGGAGGGAGGATGGTGAGTCAACGAAAAATACAGCAAGAATCACTCTCTAAACTAAGCGATTTAATACAAGAAGATTTATCAGGCATAAGCGCTATTAAAATATATGCCCAAGAAGATGTTGAGAAGAAAGAATTCAATAATTACAATAGAATTTATCGAGACTCAGCAATAAAACTTGCAAGAACAGCAAGTACATTATTCCCACTTTTACAAGGCATATCTTCCATTTCACTACTTATACTTTTAGGTCTAGGGACCTCTCAACTTGAAAATGGATTCATCACTATTGGAGGATTAGTTGCCTTAATATTATTTGTCGAAAGACTTGTATTTCCAACAGCTCTATTAGGATTTACATTAAATACTTTTCAATTGGGACAAGTTAGTATTGATAGAGTTGAAGAGATATTTCAAAACACTCCAAAAATTGTAGATAAACCAAAAGCCAAATTCATAAAGAAAAAAGTAAATGGATTTATTGAAGCAAAAGATTTAAAAATAAGATATGAGGATTCAAAATTCAACTCATTGAATGGATTAAATTTTAAAATTAAACCGGGAGAACTTGTCGCAATAGTTGGACCAGTTGGATGTGGGAAAACCACCTTAACAAAATCATTAGGTAGAACTATTGAAGTTCCAGATGGACAATTATTTTTAGATAGTGTTGACATCAAGGATATTAAATTAACAGATTTAAGAAAACACATTTCTATCGTTCCCCAAGAAGCATTTTTGTTTACATCTACAATTTCAGAAAATTTAAAATTTGGAGAACCAACAGCTTCCAAATTAAGAGTTAAAAAAAGCGCGGTAAATGCCGGATTAATTGATGACATTAATAGTTTTCCTGAAGGTTTTAAGACAATAGTTGGGGAAAGAGGCATTACACTTAGCGGTGGGCAACGCCAAAGAACAGCTTTAGGTAGGGCACTTTTAGTTGATGCTTCTGTTGTGGTCTTGGATGATGCTTTAGCAAGTGTGGACAATAAAACTGCTGCTAAAATTATTGAGGAGATGAGAGAAAACAAAAGCAAAACAATATTAATGATTAGTCACCAATTATCTGTAGCAGCTACCTGTGACAGGGTCCTTGTAATGGATAAAGGTGAAATAGTGCAAGAGGGGATCCACAAAGATTTGATAAAAAGAAAAGGACTATATAAAAAACTTTGGGAAAGAGAAATAGCTACCAATAAAATAGTTAGTTAA
- the msrA gene encoding peptide-methionine (S)-S-oxide reductase MsrA encodes MFKFLKKIMNKNETISENKNNFLHRILNTNIREEPNSQEDSIIFGCGCFWGAEKCFWKLPGIVTTSVGYAGGEKKNPTYYEVCSGITGHAEVVKVVWNINELDISDLLKMFWECHDPTQKNRQGNDMGTQYRSTIYYTNKNSKDIINLSKEAYQKELTANNFGEIETEIKMIDTYYYAEEYHQQYLAVEGSRQYCSASPTKVKLGNFNGSNYRLPKEIWDNFNWDIDKCVLRSNNKPIEINK; translated from the coding sequence ATGTTTAAATTCCTAAAAAAAATCATGAATAAAAACGAAACAATTTCGGAAAATAAAAATAATTTCCTCCATAGAATACTAAATACAAACATAAGAGAGGAACCTAATTCTCAAGAGGATTCAATAATATTTGGATGCGGGTGTTTCTGGGGGGCTGAAAAATGTTTTTGGAAACTTCCTGGAATCGTTACAACTTCAGTAGGTTATGCGGGAGGAGAGAAGAAAAACCCTACATACTATGAAGTATGTTCAGGTATTACTGGTCATGCAGAAGTGGTTAAGGTGGTTTGGAATATCAATGAGTTAGATATAAGTGATTTATTAAAAATGTTTTGGGAATGTCATGATCCAACTCAAAAAAATAGACAAGGTAATGATATGGGAACTCAATATAGATCAACAATTTACTACACAAATAAAAATAGTAAAGACATAATTAACTTAAGCAAAGAAGCTTATCAAAAAGAGCTTACAGCTAATAATTTCGGGGAAATCGAAACAGAGATAAAAATGATTGACACTTATTATTATGCAGAAGAATATCACCAGCAATATTTAGCTGTAGAGGGAAGTAGGCAATATTGTTCAGCATCACCAACTAAAGTAAAGTTGGGAAATTTTAATGGCAGCAATTACAGACTACCGAAAGAAATCTGGGATAATTTTAATTGGGACATAGATAAATGTGTATTGAGATCTAATAATAAACCTATAGAGATTAACAAATGA